ACGAGCTGATGGTCGAAGATACTTTTGACGCTGCCCACGCCCTGCGGGGCTATGAAGGCCCGTGCGAGAACCTGCATGGCCACACCTGGCGGATCCAGCTCTATTTAAAGGGAAGCAAGCTTAACAAGCTGGGGCTCCTGGAAGACTTTAAAGCGATCAAAAAGGTTTTGGCCGCGACCCTGGACCAGTTTGACCATAATTATATTAACGAAACGTCCCCTTTCGACAAGATCAATCCGACTTCGGAAAATCTGGCCAAATATTTGTTTGATGAACTAAAAAATCGTTATAAATCAACCCACAAAGTCATTG
The genomic region above belongs to Candidatus Margulisiibacteriota bacterium and contains:
- the queD gene encoding 6-carboxytetrahydropterin synthase QueD, with the protein product MYELMVEDTFDAAHALRGYEGPCENLHGHTWRIQLYLKGSKLNKLGLLEDFKAIKKVLAATLDQFDHNYINETSPFDKINPTSENLAKYLFDELKNRYKSTHKVIVWESERTYAAYF